Proteins co-encoded in one Streptococcus pyogenes genomic window:
- a CDS encoding hyaluronoglucosaminidase has protein sequence MTETIPLRVQFKRMTAEEWARSTVILLEGEIGLETDTGYAKFGDGKNRFSKLKYLNKPDLDAFAQKKETDNKIAKLESIKADKDTVYLKAESKKELDKKMNLTGGTMTGQLQFKPNSHIKHSSSTGGAINIDMSKSAGAAMVMYTNKDTTDGPLMILRSDKDTFDQSAQFVDYSGKTNAVNIVMRQPSTPNFSSALNITSANEGGSAMQIRGIERALGTLKITHENPNVDAKYDENAAALSIDIVGKRGASGNGTAAQGIFINSSAGTTGKMLRIRNKNKDKFYVNPDGGFHSYADSIVDGNLTVKDPTSGKHAATKDYVDKKFDELKKLIQKTD, from the coding sequence ATGACAGAAACTATACCGCTGCGAGTCCAATTTAAGCGGATGACTGCCGAAGAATGGGCTCGCAGTACTGTCATCTTACTTGAGGGTGAGATAGGTCTTGAGACCGACACAGGATATGCGAAGTTTGGTGATGGTAAAAACCGATTTAGTAAGCTTAAGTACCTTAATAAACCAGATCTAGATGCGTTTGCACAAAAAAAAGAAACTGATAATAAAATCGCCAAATTAGAATCAATTAAAGCAGACAAAGACACTGTTTACTTAAAAGCAGAGTCAAAAAAAGAGCTAGACAAAAAAATGAATTTGACAGGCGGCACAATGACAGGACAACTACAGTTTAAACCTAATAGTCATATTAAGCACTCATCTTCTACAGGAGGAGCGATTAACATTGATATGTCTAAATCAGCAGGTGCTGCTATGGTGATGTATACAAATAAAGATACTACTGATGGACCATTGATGATTTTACGCTCTGACAAAGATACGTTTGATCAGTCAGCTCAATTTGTGGATTACAGCGGTAAGACTAATGCTGTAAATATTGTAATGCGCCAGCCAAGCACACCTAATTTTTCCTCAGCACTTAATATAACCAGTGCTAATGAAGGCGGTAGTGCGATGCAAATTAGAGGCATCGAAAGAGCATTGGGAACACTCAAAATCACACACGAAAACCCAAACGTTGACGCAAAATACGATGAAAACGCTGCAGCGTTATCTATTGATATCGTTGGAAAACGGGGAGCCAGTGGAAATGGTACTGCTGCCCAAGGCATTTTCATCAATTCGTCCGCAGGCACAACTGGTAAAATGCTCAGAATCAGAAATAAAAATAAAGACAAATTTTATGTAAATCCAGATGGCGGCTTTCACTCATATGCAGATTCAATCGTGGATGGTAATCTAACAGTTAAAGATCCAACATCTGGAAAACATGCTGCGACTAAAGATTACGTAGATAAAAAATTTGATGAGTTAAAAAAACTCATACAAAAAACAGATTAA
- the lepA gene encoding translation elongation factor 4, translating into MNSQDLKKRQEKIRNFSIIAHIDHGKSTLADRILEKTETVSSREMQAQLLDSMDLERERGITIKLNAIELNYTAKDGETYIFHLIDTPGHVDFTYEVSRSLAACEGAILVVDAAQGIEAQTLANVYLALDNDLEILPVINKIDLPAADPERVRHEVEDVIGLDASEAVLASAKAGIGIEEILEQIVEKVPAPTGDVDAPLQALIFDSVYDAYRGVILQVRIVNGIVKPGDKIQMMSNGKTFDVTEVGIFTPKAVGRDFLATGDVGYVAASIKTVADTRVGDTVTLANNPAKEALHGYKQMNPMVFAGIYPIESNKYNDLREALEKLQLNDASLQFEPETSQALGFGFRCGFLGLLHMDVIQERLEREFNIDLIMTAPSVVYHVHTTDEDMIEVSNPSEFPDPTRVAFIEEPYVKAQIMVPQEFVGAVMELSQRKRGDFVTMDYIDDNRVNVIYQIPLAEIVFDFFDKLKSSTRGYASFDYDMSEYRRSQLVKMDILLNGDKVDALSFIVHKEFAYERGKIIVEKLKKIIPRQQFEVPIQAAIGQKIVARSDIKALRKNVLAKCYGGDVSRKRKLLEKQKAGKKRMKAIGSVEVPQEAFLSVLSMDDDTKK; encoded by the coding sequence ATGAACAGTCAAGATTTAAAAAAACGTCAGGAGAAGATTCGTAATTTCTCCATTATCGCACATATTGACCATGGCAAATCTACTCTCGCTGACCGCATTTTGGAAAAGACAGAGACGGTTTCGTCTCGTGAAATGCAGGCTCAGTTATTGGACTCCATGGATTTGGAGCGTGAGCGTGGGATTACCATCAAGTTAAACGCCATTGAGCTTAATTACACGGCTAAAGATGGGGAAACCTACATTTTCCACCTTATTGATACCCCAGGGCATGTGGACTTTACTTATGAAGTATCGCGTTCGTTGGCAGCCTGTGAGGGAGCGATTTTAGTTGTTGATGCAGCGCAGGGAATTGAAGCGCAGACATTGGCTAATGTTTACCTAGCCCTTGATAATGATTTGGAAATTTTACCGGTTATCAATAAAATTGATTTGCCTGCTGCTGACCCTGAGAGAGTCCGTCATGAAGTAGAAGATGTCATTGGACTTGATGCTTCTGAGGCTGTTCTGGCATCAGCCAAGGCTGGTATTGGGATCGAAGAGATTCTTGAGCAAATTGTTGAGAAGGTTCCTGCTCCTACGGGTGATGTGGATGCGCCTTTACAGGCCTTGATTTTTGACTCTGTGTATGATGCTTACCGAGGGGTAATTTTGCAGGTTCGGATTGTGAACGGTATTGTCAAGCCTGGCGATAAAATCCAGATGATGTCTAATGGAAAAACCTTTGATGTTACAGAAGTTGGGATTTTCACTCCTAAGGCAGTTGGACGAGATTTCCTTGCGACGGGAGATGTTGGTTATGTTGCGGCTTCTATCAAAACGGTAGCAGATACCCGTGTGGGGGATACGGTGACTTTAGCTAATAACCCTGCTAAGGAAGCCTTGCATGGCTACAAGCAGATGAACCCGATGGTCTTTGCAGGGATTTATCCGATTGAATCAAATAAATACAATGACTTGCGTGAAGCACTTGAAAAATTACAACTGAACGATGCCAGTTTACAGTTTGAACCCGAAACGTCACAAGCGCTTGGATTTGGTTTTCGATGCGGTTTTTTAGGCTTGCTTCACATGGATGTGATTCAAGAACGTTTGGAACGTGAATTTAACATTGATTTGATCATGACAGCACCATCTGTAGTCTACCATGTTCACACAACAGATGAGGACATGATTGAAGTGTCTAACCCTTCAGAATTTCCAGACCCAACACGGGTGGCTTTTATTGAAGAGCCTTATGTTAAAGCGCAAATCATGGTGCCACAAGAGTTCGTAGGGGCTGTTATGGAATTATCGCAGCGCAAGCGTGGTGATTTTGTGACCATGGATTACATTGATGATAACCGTGTCAATGTGATCTACCAAATCCCGCTGGCTGAAATTGTGTTTGATTTCTTTGATAAATTGAAATCCTCAACGCGAGGCTATGCGAGTTTTGATTATGACATGTCAGAATACCGCAGGTCACAATTGGTGAAAATGGACATTCTTTTGAACGGTGATAAGGTCGATGCGCTCAGCTTTATTGTTCATAAAGAATTTGCTTATGAACGCGGGAAAATTATTGTTGAGAAATTGAAAAAAATCATTCCACGTCAACAGTTTGAAGTTCCGATCCAAGCCGCTATTGGTCAAAAAATTGTTGCGCGTTCAGACATCAAGGCCCTTCGTAAAAACGTTTTAGCGAAGTGTTATGGTGGTGACGTGTCTCGTAAACGTAAATTGCTCGAAAAACAAAAGGCTGGTAAAAAACGGATGAAGGCTATTGGTTCTGTCGAAGTCCCTCAAGAAGCCTTCTTGAGTGTTCTTTCAATGGATGACGATACCAAGAAATAA
- a CDS encoding distal tail protein Dit encodes MFRKIVNGKVTFLPLTTTVNGQLLEDVLKSDSASFKTIKIEGRHAGEYNHQVTEVLGRHGAYYHQKTKDSLPLTWTVYLKASDVSSFGQLASNLHALLVKSKVTKFEFSDDDGCYYLGQLKKIPDLKEKRCEAVVEIEIICYDPYKFKDVKLLQGGIINYQGQVKTKPIITLNLLSSTKGINLLHVESQKYIRLTGTYTTDEIKIDMATGKITQNGRNILGDLDMVNSRYFELLPGNNTLQCANATITAEFREVYL; translated from the coding sequence ATGTTTAGAAAAATAGTCAATGGCAAAGTCACGTTTTTGCCGCTGACAACAACAGTCAATGGCCAGTTGCTTGAAGATGTTTTAAAAAGCGACTCTGCCTCTTTTAAAACAATCAAAATTGAGGGAAGGCATGCGGGTGAATACAATCATCAAGTTACAGAGGTTTTAGGGAGACATGGTGCTTATTATCATCAAAAAACCAAGGATAGCTTACCGCTTACTTGGACAGTCTATCTAAAGGCGAGTGACGTTAGTAGCTTTGGACAGTTAGCTAGTAATCTACATGCGTTGCTAGTCAAATCAAAAGTTACAAAATTTGAATTTAGTGATGATGATGGTTGTTATTATTTAGGGCAATTAAAAAAAATCCCCGATCTCAAAGAAAAACGTTGCGAAGCAGTGGTTGAGATAGAAATTATCTGTTACGATCCTTACAAATTTAAAGACGTTAAGTTATTACAAGGCGGTATCATCAATTACCAAGGTCAAGTAAAAACTAAACCTATTATCACCCTCAACCTATTGTCTTCAACTAAGGGAATTAATCTGCTACATGTCGAGAGTCAGAAGTATATCAGATTGACTGGTACTTATACCACTGACGAAATCAAGATTGATATGGCCACGGGTAAGATTACCCAGAACGGACGCAATATCCTTGGCGATTTAGATATGGTTAATAGTAGGTATTTTGAGCTATTACCTGGTAATAATACATTACAGTGTGCCAATGCCACCATAACCGCAGAGTTTAGGGAGGTTTATCTATGA
- a CDS encoding glucosaminidase domain-containing protein: protein MAFLDKIKSAVIAEWHTHKILPSLTAAQAILESGCGKHAPHNALFGIKADRSWTGKSFNTKTQEEYQPGVVTDIVDRFRAYDSWEDSIADHGQFLVDNPRYKAVIGEADYKKACHAIKDAGYATASGYADLLIQLIEENNLQEWDAEAIKNKEEQMISSQCREVIEFFINLANAGVGVDKDSFAGWQCADVPCYAAKHWFGVDLWGNAIDLLDSAAAVGWEVHRMPTDANPRTGAFFVQSVPYHQFGHTGIVIEDSDGYTMRTVEQNIDGNPDALYVGAPARFNNRDFTGVIGWFYPPYQGDAVTQTVSTEPQTSDTIVETAKTGTFTLDVAEINIRRWPSLASEVVGIYKQGDTVSFDSEGYANGYYWISYVGDSGKRSYMAIGITDKDGNIISLWGKLV, encoded by the coding sequence ATGGCATTTTTAGATAAAATAAAAAGCGCAGTTATCGCAGAGTGGCACACTCATAAGATTTTGCCATCCTTGACAGCAGCGCAAGCAATCCTTGAGAGCGGGTGTGGTAAACATGCACCACATAATGCTTTGTTTGGTATCAAGGCAGATAGATCTTGGACCGGTAAGTCGTTTAACACCAAAACCCAAGAGGAGTATCAACCAGGAGTTGTGACGGATATTGTCGACAGGTTTAGGGCCTATGACAGTTGGGAGGACTCTATCGCTGATCATGGCCAGTTTTTAGTCGATAATCCACGCTATAAGGCAGTTATTGGAGAGGCTGACTACAAAAAAGCTTGTCATGCTATAAAAGATGCAGGTTATGCGACTGCGAGTGGCTATGCGGATCTGTTGATCCAACTGATCGAGGAGAATAACTTGCAGGAATGGGATGCCGAAGCTATAAAAAATAAGGAGGAGCAGATGATTAGTTCTCAGTGTCGGGAAGTCATTGAATTTTTTATTAACTTAGCAAACGCCGGAGTTGGCGTGGATAAAGATAGTTTTGCGGGCTGGCAATGCGCAGATGTGCCTTGTTATGCAGCAAAGCACTGGTTTGGTGTTGACCTCTGGGGAAATGCCATAGACTTACTAGATAGCGCTGCTGCCGTAGGCTGGGAAGTACATCGCATGCCTACGGACGCAAATCCGCGCACTGGAGCATTTTTTGTTCAATCAGTGCCATACCATCAATTTGGACATACGGGAATTGTTATCGAGGATAGTGACGGTTACACTATGCGCACTGTCGAGCAAAACATTGATGGCAATCCTGATGCTTTGTATGTCGGTGCACCAGCTCGTTTTAACAATCGCGATTTTACAGGCGTGATAGGGTGGTTTTACCCGCCATACCAAGGAGATGCAGTTACACAAACAGTCAGCACCGAGCCACAAACCTCTGACACCATCGTAGAGACAGCAAAAACAGGCACCTTTACCCTTGATGTCGCAGAAATCAATATCAGACGCTGGCCAAGCCTTGCCAGCGAAGTAGTAGGTATCTACAAGCAAGGCGATACCGTTAGCTTTGATAGTGAGGGTTACGCCAATGGTTACTACTGGATTAGCTATGTTGGTGACTCGGGTAAGCGAAGCTACATGGCTATTGGGATAACTGACAAAGACGGTAACATTATCAGTCTTTGGGGTAAATTAGTGTAA
- a CDS encoding gp58-like family protein, whose translation MSRDPTLTLDESNLVIGKDGRVHYTFTAENDNPKVRLASKCLGTAHFNQLMIERGDKATGYVAPVVVEGSGESTGVFKSLEEMLSGLQSINLELTDTKNSKLWSKIKLTNRGMLQEYYDGTIKTEIINSAKGIATRISEETGQKLALINDTIDGIRREYQDADRRLSASYQAGIEGLKATMRDDKLDLQAEIQASAHGLSQKYDDKLKQLSAKITTTSSGTTEAYENKLKGLRAEFTRSNQGMRTELESKISGLQSTQQATASQILQEIKDRQGAVSRVQQDLNSYQRRLQDAEGNYNSLKETVAGYERRISNQDNTISSNFTQLKSLINQSVTLEKIQSLLRLSGDSIMLAIKDKIPQSKMSGSDIISAINLNSYGVTIAGKHIALDGNTTVNGTFTTKIAEAIKIRADQIIAGTLDASKARIINLNASSIVGLDANFIKAKIGYAIVDMLEGKVIKARNSAMLIDLSSAKMDFNSNATINFNSRDNALVRKDGTHTAFVHFSNATPKGYTGSALYASIGITSSGDGVNSASSGRFAGLRSFRYATGYNHTAAVDQTELYGDNVLIADDFSINRGFKFRPDKMEKVLDMNDLYAAVVALGRCWGHLANVGWNTAHSNFTNAVTRELSNYIGII comes from the coding sequence ATGAGTAGAGATCCAACACTAACATTAGACGAGTCAAATCTCGTTATTGGTAAGGACGGACGTGTGCATTACACATTTACTGCAGAGAACGACAACCCAAAAGTCAGACTAGCTAGCAAGTGTCTAGGCACAGCGCATTTTAATCAGCTCATGATTGAGCGAGGGGATAAAGCGACTGGCTATGTGGCGCCTGTGGTTGTTGAGGGTAGCGGTGAGTCGACAGGTGTGTTTAAAAGTCTTGAGGAGATGCTTAGTGGTCTACAGTCTATTAATTTAGAGCTGACAGATACTAAAAACTCCAAACTTTGGTCAAAAATCAAGCTGACTAACCGTGGCATGTTGCAGGAGTACTACGATGGTACGATTAAGACTGAGATTATTAACTCCGCCAAAGGTATCGCTACACGCATTAGTGAGGAGACTGGTCAAAAGCTAGCGCTCATCAATGACACCATTGATGGTATCAGACGTGAGTATCAAGATGCTGATAGGCGCTTATCCGCAAGTTATCAAGCTGGTATTGAGGGCTTAAAAGCCACCATGCGTGATGATAAGTTAGATTTGCAAGCTGAGATACAAGCAAGTGCTCATGGCTTGTCTCAAAAGTATGATGATAAGCTTAAGCAGCTATCAGCTAAAATCACAACAACATCTAGCGGCACGACCGAGGCCTACGAAAACAAGCTAAAGGGTTTGCGTGCTGAGTTTACTCGCTCAAATCAAGGCATGCGGACAGAGCTGGAGTCTAAAATTAGTGGGTTGCAATCAACGCAACAAGCAACTGCTAGCCAAATCTTACAAGAGATTAAAGACAGGCAAGGCGCTGTCAGTCGTGTGCAGCAAGACCTAAACAGTTATCAAAGGCGCTTGCAAGATGCAGAAGGCAATTACAACTCTTTAAAAGAGACTGTAGCGGGTTATGAGCGCAGGATATCCAATCAGGATAACACTATCTCTTCTAACTTTACACAGCTAAAAAGCTTGATAAATCAGTCTGTGACCTTAGAAAAAATTCAGTCCCTCTTGAGGCTATCTGGTGACAGTATCATGCTTGCGATTAAAGACAAAATCCCGCAAAGTAAAATGTCTGGCAGCGATATTATCTCAGCGATTAACTTAAACTCCTACGGAGTAACAATCGCAGGTAAACACATCGCTCTCGATGGCAATACGACTGTCAACGGCACCTTTACCACAAAGATAGCAGAGGCTATCAAAATCAGAGCTGACCAAATCATAGCAGGCACTTTAGATGCCTCTAAAGCTCGTATTATTAATCTAAACGCCAGCAGTATCGTTGGTTTAGACGCTAACTTTATCAAAGCTAAAATTGGCTATGCGATTGTTGACATGCTTGAGGGTAAAGTGATTAAGGCACGCAATAGCGCTATGCTTATTGATCTTAGCTCGGCTAAGATGGATTTTAATAGTAATGCGACCATCAACTTTAACAGCCGAGATAACGCTTTAGTGCGTAAAGACGGTACCCACACTGCCTTTGTACACTTTAGTAATGCCACACCAAAAGGTTATACAGGTTCGGCATTATATGCCTCTATTGGTATCACCTCATCTGGTGATGGGGTCAACAGTGCGTCATCTGGACGTTTTGCAGGGCTAAGGTCATTTAGGTATGCTACGGGATATAATCATACTGCTGCAGTCGACCAAACCGAGCTATACGGTGATAATGTCTTGATTGCAGATGACTTTAGCATCAATCGAGGATTTAAATTTAGACCAGACAAAATGGAAAAAGTGCTCGACATGAACGACTTGTATGCGGCTGTAGTAGCCTTAGGCCGCTGTTGGGGGCACTTGGCTAACGTCGGCTGGAATACTGCTCATAGCAATTTTACAAATGCGGTCACTAGAGAGTTGAGTAATTACATTGGTATTATTTAA
- a CDS encoding helix-turn-helix domain-containing protein → MELYEFVGEQIRHQRKLAKLNQSQLAELLDTNQQTIGMMENGKRRATLQDLVKLRKIFNVSVDDFLPKD, encoded by the coding sequence ATGGAATTATATGAATTTGTCGGGGAACAAATAAGACATCAAAGGAAACTTGCTAAACTAAATCAAAGTCAACTTGCGGAGTTATTAGATACCAATCAGCAAACAATCGGCATGATGGAAAACGGGAAGCGTAGAGCTACACTCCAAGATTTAGTTAAGCTACGGAAAATATTTAATGTATCAGTAGATGATTTTTTACCAAAGGACTGA
- a CDS encoding DUF1617 family protein — MDLTLKNKDLNTLYSVLDKIKVTNMRANRGRAKLLAKVVDKIKEYAKDEGDLIDLYAQKDKDGKFVIDERKNIKLADPTKIDELNDLLSELGNEDITIKGHEYSKRFIDFLEYLAESEDEFTSDEIIIIDNILEEFEESKGE, encoded by the coding sequence ATGGATTTAACGCTTAAAAACAAAGATTTAAACACATTATATAGTGTACTAGACAAAATCAAGGTCACGAACATGCGAGCAAACCGCGGACGTGCTAAGCTACTCGCAAAAGTAGTCGATAAAATCAAAGAGTACGCCAAGGATGAGGGTGACCTTATTGATCTGTATGCTCAAAAAGACAAAGATGGCAAGTTTGTCATCGATGAGCGCAAAAACATCAAGCTAGCAGACCCGACTAAGATTGATGAGCTCAACGACTTATTGTCCGAACTTGGTAATGAGGACATTACTATCAAAGGCCATGAGTATTCTAAGCGTTTTATCGACTTTTTGGAGTACTTGGCAGAATCGGAAGATGAGTTTACCTCAGACGAAATCATTATCATCGATAACATTTTAGAGGAATTTGAAGAAAGCAAAGGAGAATAA
- the slc2 gene encoding LPXTG-anchored collagen-like adhesin Scl2/SclB, translating to MLTFGGASAVKAEENEKVREQEKLIQQLSEKLVEINDLQTLNGDKESIQSLVDYLTRRGKLEEEWMEYLNSGIQRKLFVGPKGPAGEKGEQGPTGKQGERGETGPAGPRGDKGETGDKGAQGPVGPAGKDGQNGKDGLPGKDGKDGQNGKDGKDGQDGKDGLPGKDGQPGKPAPKTPEVPQNPDTAPHTPKTPRIPGQSKDVTPAPQNPSNRGLNKPQTQGGNQLAKTPAAHDTHRQLPATGETTNPFFTAAAVAIMTTAGVVAVAKRQENN from the coding sequence TTGCTGACCTTTGGAGGTGCAAGTGCGGTTAAGGCGGAAGAAAATGAAAAAGTAAGAGAGCAAGAAAAGCTCATACAGCAACTTTCTGAAAAGCTAGTGGAAATTAATGACTTACAAACTTTAAATGGTGATAAAGAGAGTATACAGTCTCTCGTAGATTATCTGACTCGAAGAGGAAAACTTGAAGAAGAATGGATGGAATATTTGAATTCTGGTATTCAACGCAAACTTTTTGTTGGTCCAAAAGGACCTGCAGGTGAAAAAGGAGAACAAGGTCCTACTGGAAAACAAGGCGAGCGTGGTGAGACCGGCCCTGCAGGTCCACGTGGTGACAAGGGCGAAACTGGTGACAAAGGAGCCCAGGGTCCAGTAGGTCCCGCTGGCAAGGACGGCCAAAACGGTAAAGATGGTCTTCCAGGTAAAGACGGCAAGGACGGCCAAAACGGTAAAGATGGTAAGGATGGCCAAGATGGCAAAGATGGTCTTCCAGGTAAAGACGGTCAACCAGGTAAACCAGCTCCTAAAACACCAGAGGTCCCTCAAAACCCAGATACTGCACCACATACTCCAAAAACCCCTCGGATCCCTGGTCAATCAAAAGACGTGACACCTGCTCCTCAAAACCCTTCTAATAGAGGTCTAAACAAACCACAAACACAAGGTGGTAATCAGCTCGCAAAAACACCGGCAGCTCACGACACACACAGACAATTGCCAGCAACAGGCGAAACAACCAATCCATTCTTTACAGCAGCTGCTGTAGCTATCATGACGACAGCTGGAGTTGTAGCTGTTGCAAAACGTCAAGAAAACAACTAA
- a CDS encoding phage holin: MINLKLRLQNKVTLMAILGAIFLLAQQLGIKLPSNIADIANTAVTLLVLLGVVADPTTKGLSDSEQALTYHEPKK, encoded by the coding sequence ATGATTAATTTAAAATTACGACTACAAAACAAAGTAACCTTGATGGCTATTTTAGGAGCTATCTTTTTACTGGCACAGCAATTAGGTATTAAACTACCATCAAACATCGCGGATATTGCCAACACAGCTGTAACGCTTTTGGTGTTGCTTGGTGTTGTCGCAGACCCAACCACAAAAGGGTTGTCTGATAGTGAACAAGCCTTGACTTACCACGAGCCAAAGAAATAG
- a CDS encoding phage tail spike protein, which translates to MIYLFDKLERLVATVGTDDLLSWHFKVKNNDWDQASFEVPVDYDIEPFVYFGFFNYDPNLKEEVFKLFKVIDYNLEDSKFYKGLDKAESDLDTIAIIKDKRFRQSSADACIAGALEGTGYQVGKVEGITNVRTLSYYYISPRAALIKVVEAFNCEFNVRYTFVQNKITSRYIDLKKRFGKPTGKQFEHGSNLLKVVYEESTDDIVTCLIGRGKGEEIQHEEAEPKDVEGHLPQEERRQGYGRRIEFTDVVWSVEKGDPIDKPAGQNFVALDSAREEYGLSQNGELKHRWGVFVNEEIEDKAGLLKATWEELQRLSIPIRIYKAEILDIGPETWKGDSVAIIYDEVKIGFETRVDEIDIDKLNFNRSVVTLGDYSTVQNRESRSRKEAVQNMINESLETITGLGMTFQEFLQDIEKRIETGKKEMEDNWRKVNLEFDNFKKKVELEGLQFKTLKEQIKEVDERTDKELEEFRKTLKNLALPEEAIKKITDAIKVEDIPSIKQSFDDLKNKVSETSETSRLNAEILGNNGKTRYNKNLLVGDPNRTKTYDEDYIEVEANDGGFKRGETYTISFSQTCELLKKVAITLTQINNKGVKLVLTPTKAKMEPQTFNLTKDKEVISVYPLSYTAVLTGDWYKSKQIDLNALEGRELALDMSYKDVVDGNNAAITGQWSDSPQIILDGGNQ; encoded by the coding sequence ATGATTTATCTCTTTGATAAACTGGAGCGCTTAGTCGCTACTGTTGGCACTGATGACTTACTCTCGTGGCATTTTAAGGTCAAAAACAATGATTGGGATCAAGCTAGCTTTGAAGTGCCAGTTGACTATGACATTGAGCCTTTTGTTTACTTTGGTTTTTTTAACTACGACCCCAACCTAAAAGAGGAGGTCTTTAAGCTCTTTAAAGTCATTGATTACAACCTAGAAGATAGCAAGTTTTACAAAGGCCTAGATAAAGCAGAGAGTGATCTTGATACCATTGCCATCATCAAAGACAAGCGATTTAGGCAATCGTCCGCAGATGCTTGCATTGCTGGCGCCCTAGAAGGCACTGGTTATCAGGTTGGCAAAGTTGAGGGAATAACTAATGTTAGAACGCTTAGTTATTACTACATCAGCCCAAGAGCAGCTCTGATTAAGGTTGTAGAAGCATTTAACTGTGAGTTTAATGTCAGATATACCTTTGTCCAAAACAAAATAACCAGTCGTTATATCGACCTTAAAAAGCGCTTTGGGAAACCTACAGGTAAGCAATTTGAGCATGGAAGTAACTTGCTTAAAGTCGTCTACGAGGAGTCAACGGACGATATTGTGACATGCCTGATTGGTCGAGGAAAAGGCGAAGAAATCCAACATGAGGAAGCTGAGCCTAAAGATGTTGAGGGACACTTGCCACAGGAAGAAAGGCGGCAAGGCTATGGACGCAGGATTGAATTTACTGATGTTGTCTGGTCGGTTGAAAAAGGAGACCCGATAGACAAACCAGCTGGCCAAAACTTTGTAGCACTAGATAGTGCAAGGGAAGAATACGGCTTGTCTCAAAATGGCGAATTAAAGCATCGTTGGGGTGTCTTTGTCAACGAAGAAATCGAGGACAAGGCGGGACTCTTAAAAGCCACTTGGGAAGAATTGCAGCGTTTGTCAATCCCTATCAGAATCTACAAAGCGGAAATCTTAGATATTGGTCCAGAGACGTGGAAAGGTGACTCAGTAGCCATTATCTACGACGAGGTAAAAATAGGTTTTGAAACTCGAGTTGATGAGATTGATATTGACAAGCTTAATTTTAACAGGTCAGTCGTAACACTTGGTGATTACAGCACTGTCCAAAATCGTGAGTCACGGTCTCGTAAAGAGGCTGTCCAAAACATGATAAATGAGTCTTTAGAGACCATCACAGGCTTGGGGATGACCTTCCAAGAGTTTTTGCAGGACATCGAGAAACGTATCGAGACTGGCAAAAAGGAGATGGAAGACAATTGGCGCAAAGTTAACCTTGAATTTGATAACTTTAAAAAGAAGGTTGAGCTAGAAGGCTTGCAATTCAAGACCTTAAAAGAACAAATCAAAGAAGTTGATGAACGCACCGATAAAGAGCTTGAAGAATTTAGAAAAACCCTAAAAAACCTAGCGTTGCCAGAAGAAGCCATCAAAAAAATCACAGATGCTATCAAGGTAGAGGACATCCCATCGATTAAACAAAGCTTTGATGACCTCAAAAACAAAGTCAGTGAAACGAGCGAGACGTCCCGTCTAAACGCCGAAATTTTAGGTAACAACGGTAAGACCCGCTACAACAAAAATTTGCTGGTTGGCGACCCTAACCGCACCAAAACCTATGATGAGGATTACATAGAAGTAGAAGCCAACGACGGTGGTTTTAAGCGTGGCGAGACGTACACGATTAGCTTTAGTCAAACGTGTGAGCTACTCAAAAAAGTAGCTATCACATTGACGCAAATTAACAACAAGGGAGTTAAGTTAGTACTGACACCAACCAAAGCAAAAATGGAGCCGCAGACCTTTAATCTAACCAAGGATAAAGAAGTTATCAGCGTTTATCCTTTGAGCTATACGGCTGTTTTAACTGGCGATTGGTATAAATCTAAGCAAATAGATTTAAATGCGTTGGAGGGGCGGGAATTAGCTCTGGACATGAGCTATAAAGATGTTGTGGATGGCAATAATGCCGCGATAACAGGGCAGTGGTCAGACAGCCCACAAATAATTTTAGATGGAGGTAATCAATGA